In the Sphingobacterium sp. PCS056 genome, TGAAGAGTGGGATTCCATAAATAGAGCTGCTATGTTTAGAGGATATAGTTGGTATGGAGTAAAACCTTGGGACAAGAATGGTTATTTCTGGGGTTATAATATTGATATAAAAAGTCAAAAAAAATAAAACTACTTGACTCTTTACAGAATCGATTTCGAATTTTTTCTTATGAAAAAGATGAAATAATACGTTTTTCAAAGAAGTTATCACAGGCAAAATACTTAGAGGGCTATTCTTCCATGATTTACGAAGTGGCTAAAATAATTAATTTAACACCACAATTAGAAAAGCCAGTAGGAATAAAGTTAATAAAAGGAACTTCAGAAAAAATATATGATAATTATCATGATGAAACAATTAAAGCATTTGGTTCAAAAATAAGAAGTGAATATGGTGCTGCAGAAGCGGGATTAATAGCATTTGAATGTCCTCAGGGCTATATGCATATTAACAGTGAAAACGTGATTGTGGAAATAGAAGATGGCGAGATTTTAGTTACGAATCTTGTATCACATTCATTTCCTATTATCAGATATAAATTGGGTGATAAAATTTCGCTTGCGCCAGAAGAATTTCGATGTAACTGTGGACGTCAGCATCCCGTTATATTAGATGTTTTAGGACGTGTTGGAAAAAAAATTATTGGTTTTAACGAAACATATCCAAGTTTAACATTTTATTATGTATTTAAAAATTTGGCATTAAATTCTGGAATAGTATTAAATTATCAAGCGGTTCAAAATAAGAAAGGTTTTGTTCTGCTTAAGATTGAGCAGGATAGATTAGAGGAAGATTTAGTTTCTAAAGAGCTTGAAAAATATTTTAAAAATGATATTAGGTTTGAGGTTCAGTACAATGTAGTCTTGCATGCAATGGATGGTAAATTAAAAGATTTTATAACTACACTAGATTAAAAATGAAAGTTTCTATAATCACTCCTGTATTTAATGCTTCGCGATTTTTAGAAGAAACAGCAAAATCAGTTCTTGGCCAATCGTATTCAGATTGGGAATGGTTATTAATTGATGATTGTTCTGGTGATAACTCTTGGACGATTATGCAACAACTTGCTCTAAAGGATCCAAGAATACGAATTTACCAAAACGATACAAATCTGCGAGCGGGTAAAACTCGGAACAGAGCAATAGAAATGGCTAAAGGAAGATTTATTGCATTTTTAGATAGTGATGACCTGTGGCATGCTGACAAATTAAAATTGCAGATACCTTTTATGTTGGATAATAATTACTCGTTTTCACATACGTCCTATGGCTATCTGGATGAAGAAGGACGCAATATAAAGAGTACATTACATGTTAGCAAAGAGGTAGATTATCAGCATCTATTGAAATATACTGAAATATCATGTTTAACGGCTGTTTACGATGCGCAAAATATAGGTAAATGGTATATGTCGGAACATGCAAGAAAACAAGATTATGCACTTTGGCTATCAATATTAAAATCAGGAGTTAAATCATATGGTCTTGATCAGGAACTCGCTTACTACAGACAGGTCAGAGGCTCTGCAACAAGTAAAAAATATAAATTAATCTGGAAACATATTGTTTTTTTAAAACAAACACAAGGCTTTAGCACGTTCAAAGCGATCTATTATACAGGTTACTGGATGGTTAATGGCTTTATTCGTTATTTCCTTAAATAAATCATAAAATGAAACATTTCATTATAATAGTATATCTTTTCAGTCTGTCCTTGCTATCTTTTGCACAGCAGACTGAAATGAGAGGGGGCTTGAAATATTATAAAATTGATAAAAAATACTATCCCTCTGCAGTCGAAAAGAGTAAGTTTGATACTGAAATAAAACAGTATAGCCAAACAGCTTTTAAGGTCGACAATGCTTTACCTAAAGGTAAAAAGACTAAAGGCCAAGTTGATTACACCACCGAAATTCAGAAGCTGATTGATCAGTATGATGTGCTGTTATTTCCCGATTATCCATTACTTATCAACGAAAAGGGATTGAAGGTGCGATCTAATCAGGTTCTTATTTTTCCTCCAAATTCAAAATTGATTATGAAGGCTAATAATAAACCTCGCTATGTGCTATTATTAATACAGGAAGTACAAAATGTCAAGATCTATAATGTCAAGATGGAGGGTGACCGTTATCAGCATTTAAATTCTGAAGGGGAATGGGGTATGGGTATCCGTGTTTTCGGTGCTAAAAATGTGAAGATTGTTAATCCTATAATTGAAAAAATGTGGGGCGATGGAATTTATATAGGTGGACCTCGAGGTAAAGAAAGTAAATCGGTCGATGTTTATAATGCGGTATTGGATAATAACCGGAGAAATGCCATATCGATTACTTCAGCAGATGGCGTAAATATTTATAATGCATTGTGTGCCAATTCAAATGGAAATCTTCCAAAAGGTGGAATAGATATAGAGCCTAATAGTAATGAGAATGTTATTGACAATATAAAGTTAATTAATCCAATCACATTTAGAAATCCAGTTTATGGAATAGCATTATCACTAGGCAAACTAGTTGGAGAAAAACGAAAAACAGTAAATATTACAATTGAAAATCCTTTGATTATTGGTAGTAAGTTTGGTTTAACCGTTCCAAGTTTTAAAGCCGGTTTTAAGAAAAATCAAGTAGTTGGAACAGTTACTGTTAACAATCTACAAGTTTATTATTCTTCAAATCCTGTTAAAAATGTTCCTGAATTCGAATATGATGTTAATGTAGTATTTAATAATTTTAAATTTTTCAATACAAAGAAAGGAGCGGGCACAATTCGAAATGAAAAAATTGAAAGACAGGTCCAAACTAATCTTTCAAAATTCCAAAGGATAAATGTTAAATAAGGTATTTGATTATTTTTTATATAGTATTATTGCTTTAGTAAGGTACTATGTTTTTAAACTGAATTAAGATCAAGAATGATATATTTACTAGTATTTGCTTCATTATTTTTATTGGAGTTGTTTTATTTTCGATTGGCAGATCGTTTTAATATTATTGATAAGCCTAACGAAAGAAGTTCGCATACAAAAATTACCTTAAGAGGTGGTGGTATTATTTTCTACATGGGTGCTCTTATTTATTTCCTCATTTCGGGATTCCAGTACCCTTGGTTTTTTCTTGGATTGACCTTGATGACCCTAATTTCATTTTTAGACGATGTCTTTACTTTGTCTAATAAAATTAGATTATTGGTTCATTTTTCAGCTGTTTTATTAATGGCTTACCAGATGCATTTATTTGACATGCCTTGGTATTATCTGTTGATTACCTTTATTATTGTAGTAGGTGTCATTAATGCCTATAATTTTATGGATGGTATAAATGGCATCACAGCTTGTTATAGTCTTGCAGTGGGAGGTTTATTATTGATCGTCAACTATAAAATCGGTTATATAGTGCAAGATCTTTTGATATTTACATTATTAGGAGTTCTCGTATTTGCATTCTTTAACTTTCGTAATAGTGCTCGATGTTTTGCAGGCGATGTCGGCGCTGTTTCAATAGCATACATCTTGCTTTTCGCTCTTGGCACATTGATATTAGTTACTGGAAATTTGATTTATATCTTATTTCTAAGTGTATATGGCATAGATGCAGTATGGACCATTATCAGAAGATTGTATCTAAAGGAAAATATATTTGAAGCCCATCGTTCTCATTTATATCAGTTTTTAGGTAATGAGGCGGGATTTCATAAATTGCTTATTTCTTTTCTGTATGGGGCCATTCAATTTTTAGTTGGTGTCATTGTTATTCAAATTTCAAATTATTCAGTACAAGCACAGGCCATATTTTCGATAATTTTACTTATTTTCATGAGTTTCATGTACTTAATACTGAAAAGTTGGATATTAAAAAAATATGTAAAAAAGATAAGCTATGTCTAAACAGATGAAAACCATAATTGGTGGGATTGCAAAGGATGCACGTGGACAAATTCGTTATGTTAATGACTTTGACATGTCACTGGTCAAGCGTTTTTACATCATTCAAAATGCAGATACTGAATTGAAGAGAGGTTGGCGCGGTCATCAGACTGAGCAAAGGTGGTTCTATGTATTATCTGGTTCATTTGAAATGGATGTAGTTCAAATAGACAATTGGAATAGTCCTTCCAATAATCTTCCTGTTGAACATTTAACAATTAAAGATACGGATCTGAGTGTACTACATGTACCAACTGGTTATGCCACTGCTTTTCGGGCACTGGAAGGAGGTAGTGAATTATTAGTTTATGCCGATTACGATATTAGTCACGCCGCATTGGACGATCACACCTGGCCTATTGACTATTTTAGATCAAAATAAATATTTCAGAATATAAGGTGATGAAGGATAATGTACAATCAACAAAATATAAAAAAAAATTGTATAATTTACAATTATGGTTGTCAGACAATGTTTTTAGAGTTAGGCATTTTAGGCATCAATTTTGCATAAGGCCTAGCATTTTACGTACATCATTTTTTAAAATAACAATTAATACGAATTATCTGGGTAAATTAATATATTTTTGCCCTTAAATTAAATCTATCTCATAATTTATAAAACATGCGATTAATATCAAAGTATGGTTTAGCATTGGTGCAAATGGCCTTTGTGCTAATGATTTTTAGTTCTTGTGGAACGCGCAAGAGCATGGTGTACTTACAACCAGATTCTACACATATAAACACTGTTTTTGAGCAGTATATCCCTAAGATACAGAAAAATGATATT is a window encoding:
- a CDS encoding MraY family glycosyltransferase, yielding MIYLLVFASLFLLELFYFRLADRFNIIDKPNERSSHTKITLRGGGIIFYMGALIYFLISGFQYPWFFLGLTLMTLISFLDDVFTLSNKIRLLVHFSAVLLMAYQMHLFDMPWYYLLITFIIVVGVINAYNFMDGINGITACYSLAVGGLLLIVNYKIGYIVQDLLIFTLLGVLVFAFFNFRNSARCFAGDVGAVSIAYILLFALGTLILVTGNLIYILFLSVYGIDAVWTIIRRLYLKENIFEAHRSHLYQFLGNEAGFHKLLISFLYGAIQFLVGVIVIQISNYSVQAQAIFSIILLIFMSFMYLILKSWILKKYVKKISYV
- a CDS encoding right-handed parallel beta-helix repeat-containing protein — its product is MKHFIIIVYLFSLSLLSFAQQTEMRGGLKYYKIDKKYYPSAVEKSKFDTEIKQYSQTAFKVDNALPKGKKTKGQVDYTTEIQKLIDQYDVLLFPDYPLLINEKGLKVRSNQVLIFPPNSKLIMKANNKPRYVLLLIQEVQNVKIYNVKMEGDRYQHLNSEGEWGMGIRVFGAKNVKIVNPIIEKMWGDGIYIGGPRGKESKSVDVYNAVLDNNRRNAISITSADGVNIYNALCANSNGNLPKGGIDIEPNSNENVIDNIKLINPITFRNPVYGIALSLGKLVGEKRKTVNITIENPLIIGSKFGLTVPSFKAGFKKNQVVGTVTVNNLQVYYSSNPVKNVPEFEYDVNVVFNNFKFFNTKKGAGTIRNEKIERQVQTNLSKFQRINVK
- a CDS encoding glycosyltransferase family 2 protein; the encoded protein is MKVSIITPVFNASRFLEETAKSVLGQSYSDWEWLLIDDCSGDNSWTIMQQLALKDPRIRIYQNDTNLRAGKTRNRAIEMAKGRFIAFLDSDDLWHADKLKLQIPFMLDNNYSFSHTSYGYLDEEGRNIKSTLHVSKEVDYQHLLKYTEISCLTAVYDAQNIGKWYMSEHARKQDYALWLSILKSGVKSYGLDQELAYYRQVRGSATSKKYKLIWKHIVFLKQTQGFSTFKAIYYTGYWMVNGFIRYFLK